One Picosynechococcus sp. PCC 7003 DNA segment encodes these proteins:
- a CDS encoding alpha/beta hydrolase, protein MAFGTPSQAAEKIYFIYSPLIESLDVDSLKNFAETGNVPLDLKFYLDIVGAETEERQLLQTALTRKVEIDPVLLARSLKTDEGERLLESFGQVVNIRGGRNGKYALRGAIIKSAFEEDGLTLLNVLDNLGVDVQVDLEKAFGFAKNVSTILTGTERFIDEVEQLAKQEAKFAAVADYGQRPDLRKMGIFEVEMETWQLTDQTRDRQFYAQIYRPQKPLGEKVPVILISHGLASAPERHRNLAQHLASYGFVVVAPQHPGSDLAYLEEFTAGYHRQVSDLQEFVNRPLDISFTLDELERRNGAEFGGRLDLENVGIYGHSYGGYTALAVAGAFPTPNFEQLNEDCAAEWGIFNNALLLQCRALQLSPEDYNFRDQRIQAVIAANPVNASIFGEAALSQIDIPIAVVAGSYDPATPFIFEQVRSFPWIRSEQKYLILEEGQAHVDISRLDLGITSLLDRIPRLNLPSPQLLNDYSEAIALAFFQVYTAEDDQYRAYLDPAYGQYLSQNEEFKTFMITQDSLPELEAAIAEFKQENQIDIN, encoded by the coding sequence GTGGCTTTTGGCACACCATCTCAGGCAGCTGAAAAAATTTATTTCATCTACAGTCCACTGATAGAATCTTTAGATGTTGATTCTCTCAAAAATTTTGCTGAAACGGGCAATGTGCCTCTCGATCTGAAATTTTATTTGGATATTGTGGGAGCCGAAACAGAAGAACGCCAATTACTCCAAACGGCTCTCACCCGAAAAGTTGAAATTGATCCGGTGCTGTTGGCTCGTAGTTTAAAAACCGATGAAGGAGAAAGATTATTAGAGTCTTTTGGTCAAGTGGTGAATATTCGCGGAGGACGTAATGGGAAGTATGCGCTGCGGGGAGCAATTATTAAATCTGCCTTTGAGGAAGATGGTCTGACGTTATTAAATGTGCTTGATAATTTGGGCGTTGATGTTCAGGTTGATTTAGAAAAAGCATTTGGTTTCGCGAAAAATGTCTCAACGATTTTAACGGGAACAGAACGGTTTATTGATGAAGTGGAACAATTGGCGAAGCAAGAGGCAAAGTTTGCAGCTGTGGCTGATTATGGCCAGCGGCCTGATTTGAGAAAGATGGGAATATTTGAGGTGGAGATGGAGACTTGGCAGTTGACGGATCAAACACGCGATCGCCAATTTTATGCCCAGATCTATCGTCCCCAAAAGCCTCTAGGGGAGAAAGTGCCCGTTATTCTGATTTCCCATGGGCTGGCCTCTGCTCCCGAAAGGCATCGTAATTTGGCGCAACACTTAGCCAGTTATGGATTTGTGGTGGTGGCACCGCAACATCCGGGGAGTGATTTGGCCTATTTGGAGGAATTTACGGCGGGTTACCATCGCCAGGTGTCTGATTTACAGGAATTTGTGAATCGCCCCCTTGATATTAGTTTTACGTTGGATGAATTGGAGCGGCGCAATGGGGCCGAGTTTGGGGGACGGCTGGATTTAGAAAATGTGGGTATCTATGGCCATTCCTATGGGGGCTATACAGCCTTGGCTGTGGCCGGGGCTTTTCCGACGCCAAATTTTGAGCAGTTAAATGAGGATTGTGCCGCAGAGTGGGGCATTTTTAATAATGCGTTGTTGTTGCAATGTCGGGCGCTACAGCTTTCTCCAGAGGATTACAATTTTCGTGATCAACGGATCCAGGCGGTAATTGCAGCGAATCCGGTCAATGCGAGTATTTTTGGGGAGGCGGCGTTGAGTCAAATTGACATTCCCATTGCGGTGGTGGCGGGGAGTTATGATCCAGCGACGCCCTTTATTTTTGAGCAGGTTCGTTCGTTTCCGTGGATTCGCAGTGAGCAAAAATATTTGATCCTAGAGGAGGGTCAGGCCCATGTGGATATTTCGCGGCTTGATCTGGGGATCACGAGCTTGCTCGATCGCATTCCCCGGTTGAATCTGCCGAGCCCCCAACTGTTGAATGATTATAGTGAGGCGATCGCCCTTGCATTTTTCCAGGTCTACACGGCCGAGGATGACCAGTACCGCGCCTATTTAGATCCAGCTTACGGGCAGTACCTCAGCCAAAACGAGGAATTTAAAACGTTCATGATTACCCAAGATTCGCTGCCGGAGTTGGAAGCGGCGATCGCCGAATTCAAACAAGAAAATCAGATCGATATTAATTAG
- a CDS encoding sodium:proton antiporter: protein MLESIIWILLLGFFGGQIAQRLRIPALVGMVLVGIVLGPQVGNVIAPETLAIAADLRTMAVMVILMKAGLGLDRDKLAQQGSVALRLGFLPAACEAIAIMLISVQLFQFDWATGLLLGCVLGAESPAVIVPGMLRLKSLGWGVKKGIPDAILTGSALSDVLLLLVFSLLLAFLTQTTETGVTLIGGLGLSPLQLLPLQIVTQISLGVVIGWVTARLLVSLLARQNWTDNAVQDGLIAAGLALLLVIGAEYLPIFSGYLAVMGTGFFLIELDAPLARRLRGSFDSLWAIAQIILFVLLGASIQLGVLGDTFWVGLLVLGVGTLGGRSLGWYLSTLGSNWTGRERLFLLPGNSAKATVQAAIGAIPLSQGVAGGEIILALSALSILVTAPLGAWAIPTFAPKLLERGDIDPTKVSVSRRTVLLAAVDTSPLAQQILIKTAELARRSDAEVIVLHVIRTDNPAALQQLRQQTRRNLADIRYQFIAAPGPVPATIIDIANTHQVSEIIMGKRDHYLPNNLLIGSVSQAILEKSPLPVVIIEA from the coding sequence ATGTTAGAAAGTATTATCTGGATTCTTTTGCTCGGTTTTTTTGGGGGGCAGATCGCCCAACGCCTCAGGATTCCTGCCCTCGTGGGGATGGTGCTCGTCGGCATTGTCCTTGGCCCCCAGGTGGGGAATGTCATCGCCCCAGAAACTTTGGCGATCGCCGCTGATCTCCGGACGATGGCGGTGATGGTGATCTTGATGAAGGCAGGTCTGGGCCTCGACCGGGATAAATTGGCCCAACAGGGTAGTGTGGCCCTCCGCCTCGGTTTTTTACCGGCCGCCTGTGAGGCGATCGCCATTATGTTAATTTCGGTGCAACTTTTCCAATTTGATTGGGCGACGGGGCTGTTGCTGGGGTGTGTACTGGGGGCCGAATCACCGGCAGTGATCGTACCAGGGATGCTGCGGCTGAAGAGTCTCGGCTGGGGTGTCAAAAAGGGAATTCCCGACGCAATTTTGACGGGGAGTGCCCTATCTGATGTGTTGTTGCTATTGGTGTTTAGTCTGCTGCTGGCCTTTCTCACCCAAACCACGGAGACAGGGGTAACGTTAATCGGGGGTTTAGGCCTGAGTCCCTTGCAATTGCTGCCGCTGCAAATTGTGACTCAAATTAGCCTCGGCGTTGTCATCGGTTGGGTGACGGCGCGTCTGCTGGTTTCTTTGTTAGCCCGACAAAACTGGACAGATAATGCGGTGCAAGACGGGTTAATCGCCGCTGGTTTAGCCCTACTCTTGGTCATTGGGGCAGAATATCTACCGATTTTCTCTGGTTATCTGGCGGTGATGGGGACGGGTTTTTTCTTAATTGAGTTGGATGCGCCCCTGGCCCGTCGTCTGCGGGGGAGTTTCGATAGTCTGTGGGCGATCGCCCAGATCATTCTCTTTGTTTTATTAGGGGCCAGCATTCAACTGGGCGTCCTCGGCGATACATTCTGGGTGGGTCTATTGGTCTTGGGAGTGGGTACTTTGGGGGGGCGATCGCTCGGCTGGTATCTCTCGACCCTTGGGAGTAACTGGACTGGGCGAGAGCGGCTTTTTTTGCTGCCTGGCAACTCTGCCAAAGCAACTGTGCAAGCGGCCATTGGGGCAATCCCCCTGAGCCAGGGCGTTGCCGGGGGAGAAATTATCCTCGCTTTATCAGCCCTTTCTATTCTGGTGACGGCGCCCCTCGGTGCCTGGGCAATTCCCACCTTTGCACCCAAACTCCTAGAACGGGGCGACATTGACCCAACCAAAGTTTCCGTGAGTCGCCGCACTGTACTCTTGGCTGCCGTGGATACATCGCCCTTGGCCCAACAGATTTTAATCAAAACCGCCGAATTAGCCCGCCGTAGCGATGCGGAGGTGATTGTTCTCCATGTGATTCGCACCGATAATCCGGCTGCGTTACAACAACTACGACAACAGACCCGCCGTAACCTGGCAGACATTCGTTATCAATTTATTGCGGCCCCTGGGCCAGTCCCAGCAACAATCATCGACATTGCCAACACCCATCAAGTGAGCGAAATTATTATGGGTAAACGTGACCATTATCTGCCGAATAACTTGCTCATCGGTTCGGTATCCCAGGCCATTTTAGAAAAAAGCCCTTTACCTGTGGTGATTATTGAAGCCTAA
- a CDS encoding 4Fe-4S dicluster domain-containing protein encodes MGQLFEALKQDILYEHGMNACLNCGVCTAVCPAAEFYEYSPREVMNTVQSEDDELIEALLKSDQIWYCGQCFSCKTRCPRGNSAASVILALRRLSVRLGYFAESEKGRQQLIAKRVFGQNMLDRGYTLLAKNITPEHFPELGENWEYYYEHMAEMREWWGVPMDLENSPGSHRQIPTADLDELRAIYEKTGAIALMDAVEAGMEKKLGNKSEVEKYWQTWLETGDSRDYPLPEAD; translated from the coding sequence ATGGGTCAGCTTTTTGAGGCGCTTAAACAAGATATTTTGTATGAGCATGGCATGAATGCCTGTTTAAATTGTGGGGTTTGTACAGCGGTTTGTCCGGCGGCAGAATTCTATGAATATTCCCCCCGGGAAGTGATGAACACGGTGCAATCGGAAGATGATGAACTCATTGAAGCGTTATTAAAATCCGACCAAATTTGGTACTGTGGCCAATGTTTTTCTTGCAAAACCCGTTGCCCCCGGGGAAACAGTGCGGCTTCGGTGATCTTGGCCCTGCGGCGATTGTCGGTGCGCCTTGGTTATTTTGCGGAATCGGAAAAAGGACGTCAGCAACTGATCGCCAAGCGGGTTTTTGGGCAGAATATGCTCGACCGGGGCTACACTCTGCTGGCGAAAAATATTACGCCAGAGCACTTCCCTGAACTAGGGGAAAACTGGGAATACTACTACGAACATATGGCAGAAATGCGGGAATGGTGGGGTGTGCCCATGGATTTAGAAAATAGTCCGGGTTCCCACCGGCAAATCCCGACGGCAGACCTCGATGAACTGCGGGCCATCTACGAAAAAACCGGGGCGATCGCCTTGATGGATGCAGTGGAGGCGGGGATGGAAAAGAAATTAGGCAATAAATCAGAAGTCGAGAAATATTGGCAAACCTGGCTAGAAACCGGAGACAGTCGCGACTATCCCCTACCAGAGGCAGATTAG
- a CDS encoding heterodisulfide reductase-related iron-sulfur binding cluster produces MKFTGRVKAWERHQKAVPTVDDADGQKWGCFRSCFLQSAAPYTEGIAYKILKNDLGIELHEAAGHTSCGAIGYHGDVANLETQMVVAARNFSLAHHELGVDKLFSFCVTSFANYTEVIKLWEEEPALREYTAKTLKETTGRDFWVPHVSGDRPSVVHASDVFFANRHKLAAKLKYTLKGIKATDHVGCHYAKIFPEEAMGGAEFPQVLVGLLEAFGADIVDYPERRHCCGMGFRQCAFPENRDYTAGSVYKKMKSLKAAHPDCKLILTNCPGCTVFLDAEQGTIREVLEEDFGVCVLDYAQLTGLLLGYDPFKDCGLNAKAVAIEPLLDAIGIPYDRSKTPEERRRPF; encoded by the coding sequence ATGAAATTTACTGGTCGTGTTAAAGCTTGGGAAAGACATCAAAAAGCAGTACCCACCGTCGATGATGCCGATGGGCAAAAATGGGGCTGTTTCCGCAGTTGTTTCCTCCAGAGCGCTGCCCCTTACACCGAGGGGATCGCCTACAAAATTTTAAAGAACGATTTGGGCATCGAACTTCATGAAGCCGCGGGGCATACTTCCTGTGGGGCGATTGGATACCACGGGGATGTGGCTAATTTAGAAACGCAAATGGTGGTGGCCGCCCGTAATTTTTCCCTGGCGCACCATGAGTTGGGGGTTGATAAGCTGTTTTCTTTTTGTGTGACTTCTTTTGCCAACTACACCGAGGTGATCAAACTCTGGGAGGAAGAACCAGCCCTGCGGGAATATACCGCTAAAACTCTCAAGGAAACCACGGGTCGCGACTTCTGGGTGCCCCATGTCTCTGGCGATCGCCCTTCGGTGGTCCATGCTTCCGATGTATTTTTTGCCAACCGCCACAAGCTCGCCGCCAAGTTGAAATATACCCTCAAAGGAATTAAGGCGACGGATCACGTTGGGTGCCACTACGCGAAAATTTTTCCCGAAGAAGCCATGGGGGGAGCCGAATTTCCCCAGGTGTTGGTGGGACTGCTAGAAGCCTTTGGGGCCGACATTGTGGACTATCCCGAACGGCGGCACTGCTGTGGCATGGGTTTCCGACAATGTGCTTTCCCCGAAAACCGCGACTACACTGCCGGGTCGGTGTACAAAAAAATGAAAAGCCTCAAGGCCGCCCACCCCGATTGCAAACTAATCCTGACCAACTGTCCCGGTTGCACCGTCTTTTTAGACGCAGAGCAGGGCACAATCCGGGAAGTGCTCGAAGAAGATTTTGGGGTCTGTGTCCTCGACTATGCCCAGTTGACGGGGTTGCTGTTGGGTTATGACCCCTTTAAGGATTGTGGTTTAAACGCGAAGGCTGTAGCCATTGAACCCCTCTTAGATGCCATCGGCATTCCCTACGACCGCTCAAAAACCCCTGAGGAACGGCGGCGTCCTTTCTAA
- a CDS encoding FAD-dependent oxidoreductase yields MMKQQTVVIIGGGVAGMAAAGKLQRFGFQVILVEKAPELGGHVKNWFKVFPDFTDAADILDNLRADLRGVRILTETTVERITGEAPHYQVHLSTGEAIATNAILVSTGFHHFDASFKEEYGYGIYDNVITSVELDAMLKEQRLRTVQGKVPKKIAIIHCVGSRDQKVNNNYCSRVCCTNGIKDAIEIKQLIPDCSVYNLYMDIRVFGRGYEELYRTSQEKYGIQFIRGRLSEASENNDSTLHLRVEDTLIGKPMKLTVDLVVLLVGMEGNTDLVDVAGLEVGCDRFYVTANQQYSNNASPRPGIFLAGTATGPKAIVESITDGRSAAAEILGFLAQQAAIPHSQSAEASLSAR; encoded by the coding sequence ATGATGAAACAACAGACGGTTGTGATAATTGGGGGCGGTGTGGCCGGAATGGCGGCAGCAGGCAAACTCCAACGGTTTGGGTTCCAGGTAATCCTCGTGGAAAAGGCGCCAGAGCTGGGGGGTCACGTCAAAAATTGGTTTAAGGTCTTTCCGGATTTTACAGATGCGGCAGACATTTTAGACAATCTTCGGGCCGACTTAAGGGGGGTACGGATTCTCACGGAAACCACCGTCGAAAGGATTACTGGGGAAGCTCCCCACTACCAAGTCCACCTTTCCACCGGGGAGGCGATCGCCACCAATGCCATTTTAGTGAGTACCGGATTTCACCATTTCGATGCTTCTTTTAAAGAAGAATATGGCTACGGCATTTACGACAACGTGATTACATCGGTGGAACTCGACGCCATGCTCAAGGAGCAACGGTTACGCACAGTTCAGGGCAAAGTCCCTAAAAAAATCGCCATCATCCACTGTGTCGGCTCCCGGGATCAAAAAGTCAACAATAACTATTGTTCACGGGTTTGTTGCACCAACGGCATCAAAGACGCCATCGAAATCAAGCAACTGATCCCCGATTGCAGCGTTTATAACCTCTATATGGATATCCGCGTTTTTGGCCGGGGTTACGAAGAACTCTATCGCACCTCCCAGGAAAAATATGGCATTCAGTTTATTCGCGGTCGCCTTTCTGAAGCCAGTGAAAATAATGACAGTACCCTCCATCTGCGGGTGGAAGATACCCTAATCGGCAAACCGATGAAGCTCACGGTGGATTTGGTGGTGCTGCTCGTCGGGATGGAAGGCAATACGGACTTGGTGGATGTGGCAGGGCTAGAGGTCGGTTGCGATCGCTTTTATGTGACCGCGAATCAGCAATATAGCAATAATGCTTCCCCCAGACCGGGAATTTTTCTCGCCGGTACTGCGACAGGGCCGAAGGCGATTGTTGAATCGATCACCGATGGTCGATCTGCCGCCGCCGAAATCCTTGGCTTTTTAGCCCAGCAGGCCGCTATCCCCCATTCTCAATCTGCGGAAGCTAGCCTTTCTGCCCGTTAA
- a CDS encoding 4Fe-4S dicluster domain-containing protein, producing MVIAKKKKCFFGIKKDRQVDGDRMNSQLQRQVAAEGGKAALINACMQCGTCTGGCPNAAQMDLPPRSLVLMVQRGEWEKVMQSNTLWLCTSCHTCTSRCPRGVRPSDVIEAVKAIAIRAGIENDSTHFNQIFVEQIQKRGILFEPELMYAYGGLQAMVDQAPLGIQLALKGKLSPFPAQVKHPCAFQKAIAQARTQAPEPSKT from the coding sequence ATGGTCATAGCAAAAAAGAAAAAATGTTTTTTTGGCATCAAAAAGGATCGGCAAGTGGATGGCGATCGCATGAATAGTCAATTGCAACGGCAGGTGGCCGCCGAGGGGGGTAAAGCCGCACTGATTAATGCATGCATGCAATGCGGTACTTGTACTGGGGGCTGTCCCAATGCCGCCCAGATGGATCTCCCGCCCCGCAGTTTAGTGCTAATGGTGCAACGGGGAGAATGGGAAAAGGTAATGCAAAGTAATACCCTCTGGCTCTGTACCTCCTGCCATACCTGCACGTCCCGCTGTCCTCGCGGTGTTCGCCCCAGTGATGTGATCGAAGCGGTCAAGGCGATCGCCATTCGTGCTGGCATTGAAAACGACTCCACCCACTTTAACCAAATTTTTGTCGAACAAATCCAAAAACGAGGCATCCTCTTTGAACCAGAACTAATGTATGCCTATGGTGGCCTCCAGGCGATGGTTGACCAGGCCCCCCTAGGAATCCAACTGGCCCTCAAAGGCAAACTGTCTCCCTTCCCTGCCCAGGTGAAACATCCCTGTGCCTTCCAAAAGGCGATCGCCCAGGCCAGAACCCAAGCCCCAGAACCATCAAAAACGTAA
- a CDS encoding CoB--CoM heterodisulfide reductase iron-sulfur subunit B family protein — protein MKFSYYPGCSLHTSAKEFDLSTKVVLKALGIDLEELKDWSCCGGSVAGGVNRQVGMALAARNVVLAQQQQQDLLASCAGCYNKSAKAARALAEPEEREQIEPILQQMGLDIPTQPIKVRSVVDVLANDVDLTPAIKRPLTGLKVACYYGCLLTRPEDLTGWDSPVNPMAMDRLAQTCGAEVLDFRAKTKCCGGPILVPQPETAYRLTKNILDEAQSLGADCLVLACPLCSTNLELRQPDIERAYNVNYKLPILYITELIGLALGIAPRKLGLDKHLVSTRPVLAKLTAHA, from the coding sequence ATGAAATTTTCCTACTATCCTGGCTGTAGCCTTCATACCTCTGCCAAAGAATTTGACCTCTCCACCAAAGTCGTCCTCAAGGCCCTCGGCATTGACCTCGAAGAACTCAAAGACTGGTCCTGCTGCGGTGGTTCCGTCGCCGGTGGCGTAAACCGTCAAGTGGGCATGGCCCTCGCCGCCCGTAACGTCGTCCTCGCCCAGCAGCAACAACAGGATTTACTTGCTTCCTGTGCTGGTTGTTATAACAAATCTGCCAAAGCGGCCCGCGCCCTCGCTGAACCCGAAGAACGGGAACAAATTGAACCGATTCTCCAGCAGATGGGCCTCGATATTCCGACCCAACCGATCAAGGTGCGGAGTGTCGTCGATGTCCTTGCCAACGATGTGGATCTTACCCCGGCCATTAAACGCCCCCTCACTGGTCTCAAGGTGGCCTGTTACTACGGCTGCCTCTTAACCCGCCCCGAAGATTTGACCGGTTGGGACTCTCCCGTGAACCCGATGGCCATGGATCGCCTTGCCCAGACCTGTGGCGCAGAGGTGCTCGATTTCCGGGCGAAAACAAAATGCTGCGGCGGCCCGATTTTAGTGCCTCAGCCAGAAACAGCCTACCGGTTAACCAAAAATATTTTGGATGAAGCCCAATCACTTGGTGCAGATTGCCTTGTTCTCGCTTGTCCATTGTGTTCAACAAACTTAGAACTCCGTCAACCGGACATTGAGAGAGCCTACAATGTAAATTACAAGCTACCCATTTTGTACATTACCGAACTCATTGGCTTGGCCCTGGGCATTGCCCCCCGTAAATTAGGCTTGGACAAACATCTAGTTTCAACCCGACCTGTCCTCGCTAAACTCACCGCACACGCTTAA
- a CDS encoding NAD(P)/FAD-dependent oxidoreductase, with protein sequence MAHIVVIGAGIGGLPTAYELRQLLATDHTVTLISDTPYFTFIPSLPWVALGLKRLDQVQLPLPELAHRHGLHWIQGSVQQINPQEKYVSVGPETKRIDYDYVVIAPGAALDLDALPGLGPETGFTQSVCNPHHALLAHEAWEKFIQNPGPLVVGAAPGASCFGPAYEFALLADWQLRRLGLRDQVPITLVTSEPYVGHLGIGGMAHSRELVEKVLQQQDIATCANAEIIAIKPDVICLADGEQLPFAYSMVLPSFQGPTFLRNCPAIANSQGFIPVLPTYQHPEFDSVYAAGVIVELTPHEATPIPTGLPKTGQMTEAMGMAAAHNIARQFNPNLGVPVTPTLAAICMSDFGDRGIIFIADPVQREPDMVKRRRCVALEGRWVSWSKTLFELFFLTKMRWGLAIPWFEKLGLKALGLQLVRPLPPDLD encoded by the coding sequence ATGGCTCATATTGTTGTAATCGGCGCTGGCATTGGTGGTCTCCCGACGGCCTATGAATTGAGGCAATTGTTGGCCACTGACCACACCGTTACCCTCATTTCTGATACGCCCTACTTCACCTTTATTCCTTCCCTGCCCTGGGTAGCCCTGGGCCTGAAAAGATTGGATCAGGTGCAATTGCCCTTGCCAGAGTTGGCCCATCGCCATGGTCTGCATTGGATACAAGGATCTGTACAGCAGATCAATCCCCAGGAAAAATATGTCTCGGTGGGGCCAGAAACAAAACGAATTGACTACGACTATGTGGTAATTGCACCGGGAGCCGCTTTAGATCTTGATGCTTTACCAGGTCTCGGCCCTGAAACAGGTTTTACCCAGTCGGTTTGTAACCCTCACCATGCACTGCTTGCCCACGAAGCTTGGGAAAAATTCATCCAGAATCCAGGCCCTTTGGTCGTGGGGGCAGCACCGGGGGCGAGTTGTTTTGGCCCGGCCTATGAGTTTGCGCTGTTGGCAGATTGGCAGTTACGGCGCTTGGGCTTGCGGGATCAGGTACCGATTACGTTAGTCACTTCAGAACCCTACGTTGGTCATTTGGGGATTGGGGGTATGGCCCACTCGCGGGAGTTGGTGGAGAAGGTTTTACAGCAACAGGATATTGCCACCTGCGCCAATGCAGAGATTATTGCCATTAAACCGGATGTGATTTGTTTGGCGGATGGGGAACAGCTACCGTTTGCCTACAGTATGGTTTTGCCGTCGTTCCAGGGGCCGACTTTTTTGCGGAACTGTCCGGCGATCGCCAATTCCCAGGGGTTTATTCCTGTCTTGCCTACCTATCAACATCCAGAGTTTGATTCTGTTTATGCGGCTGGGGTAATCGTCGAACTAACGCCCCATGAAGCCACGCCGATCCCCACAGGTTTACCAAAAACAGGACAGATGACAGAAGCGATGGGGATGGCCGCCGCCCACAATATTGCCCGCCAGTTTAACCCTAATTTGGGCGTTCCGGTAACGCCAACTCTCGCCGCAATTTGCATGAGTGATTTTGGCGATCGCGGCATTATTTTCATCGCGGATCCGGTACAGCGAGAGCCAGACATGGTCAAACGTCGCCGCTGCGTCGCCCTCGAAGGACGGTGGGTAAGTTGGAGTAAAACCCTATTTGAACTATTTTTCCTCACGAAAATGCGTTGGGGCCTAGCGATACCTTGGTTTGAAAAACTGGGCCTAAAGGCATTGGGATTGCAGCTTGTGCGTCCCCTTCCTCCAGACCTAGACTAA
- a CDS encoding SH3 domain-containing protein, translating to MPQENAYPNSKLPEATEASSKEIVRGQADWQTRLMKMGAKAEDIYYVKFYKDAAGRMHGKVTRDYGGSEVVFELGLISWAPETVQLARQTKQQFGDVMGAHFNIHGLQKRTSLGIQNFMQIHRGFALHAPIWGEGSLQHNGFIDPNGHGCVRVTEHQRLYDLAKSLEGYLAHGQGLPILVDYSVFIDTDAVVPSMVQSFLPSNLPTWCAVNVSAEGGLGRVRAEPSTDSVIIQELTHDAKVRVERKVMGENINNSTDWYFVTFTLGGPQEGYIHASLLDCTR from the coding sequence TTGCCCCAGGAAAACGCATACCCAAATTCAAAGCTCCCGGAAGCAACGGAAGCATCTTCTAAGGAAATTGTTAGGGGCCAAGCCGATTGGCAGACTCGTCTGATGAAAATGGGCGCGAAAGCAGAAGATATTTACTATGTCAAATTCTATAAGGATGCGGCTGGTCGAATGCATGGCAAAGTGACCAGAGATTATGGAGGAAGTGAAGTCGTTTTTGAACTAGGACTCATTTCCTGGGCACCGGAAACGGTACAGCTGGCTAGGCAAACTAAACAGCAATTTGGTGATGTGATGGGGGCTCACTTTAATATCCATGGTCTACAGAAAAGAACATCCCTAGGGATTCAGAATTTTATGCAGATCCACCGTGGCTTTGCGCTCCATGCCCCCATCTGGGGTGAAGGTTCTCTGCAACATAATGGCTTCATTGATCCCAATGGCCATGGCTGCGTTCGGGTTACGGAGCATCAACGTCTGTATGATTTGGCAAAAAGCTTAGAGGGCTATCTAGCCCATGGCCAGGGTTTACCCATTTTGGTGGATTACTCTGTGTTTATCGACACTGATGCGGTTGTACCTTCAATGGTTCAATCCTTCTTACCCAGTAACTTGCCAACTTGGTGTGCAGTTAATGTTTCGGCAGAAGGAGGTTTAGGTCGTGTTCGAGCGGAACCATCTACCGACTCTGTGATTATTCAAGAATTGACTCACGATGCAAAAGTACGGGTTGAGAGAAAGGTTATGGGTGAGAACATTAATAATTCAACGGACTGGTATTTTGTCACCTTCACCCTTGGTGGCCCCCAGGAAGGTTATATTCATGCTTCACTGCTTGATTGCACGCGATAG
- a CDS encoding glycoside hydrolase family 10 protein has protein sequence MKIFHKLAKIPQPLKWSISIVFLFTVLITRHHAPARPAYNSEKIYGLWLTDVSVLAFTYTSFLDEVLHGMAGSGYDRVYFSVYGYRGQLYPNKERPDRIPELPFFRPLQSMAKESRRQGLKPFAWFEFGLMLPADDALAKKHPDWLLKLPDGTTAIENTGIQTVWLDPAHPEVQAYILSHMNEILKAKDLAGIQLDDHWAIPREFGEHRAALTALTQKVHDHIKAKNPELILSLSPNAYDFSREKYNQDWLPWVQQGLVDEVVIQVYRPTPEAVAQTIKTSGIETAAQYVPVGIGLYTGYRQGQPFTPDAIDQQIEVVEQKDFGYALFSWEYLALRYLFSAIPK, from the coding sequence ATGAAAATTTTTCATAAATTAGCCAAAATCCCCCAGCCTCTGAAGTGGAGCATCAGCATTGTTTTTCTGTTCACAGTCCTGATTACCAGACATCATGCGCCGGCTCGACCAGCCTACAACAGCGAAAAAATCTATGGTCTCTGGCTGACTGATGTGAGTGTTCTGGCCTTCACCTATACGAGCTTCCTCGACGAAGTGCTCCATGGCATGGCTGGTTCTGGCTATGACCGGGTTTATTTCAGTGTCTATGGTTATCGGGGGCAGCTCTATCCCAACAAAGAACGCCCCGATCGAATCCCAGAATTACCCTTTTTCCGGCCCCTCCAGTCCATGGCCAAAGAATCCCGCCGCCAAGGTCTAAAGCCCTTTGCCTGGTTTGAATTTGGCTTGATGCTCCCTGCGGATGATGCTCTGGCAAAGAAACATCCTGACTGGTTATTGAAACTCCCTGACGGCACCACAGCAATCGAAAATACAGGAATTCAAACTGTCTGGCTAGATCCAGCTCACCCGGAAGTTCAGGCCTATATCCTGAGTCACATGAATGAGATCCTCAAGGCAAAAGATTTAGCTGGCATTCAGCTCGATGACCACTGGGCCATTCCCCGCGAATTTGGCGAGCATCGTGCTGCCCTTACTGCCCTTACTCAAAAAGTTCATGACCACATCAAAGCCAAAAATCCTGAATTGATTCTGAGCTTATCCCCCAATGCCTACGACTTTTCCAGAGAAAAATATAATCAGGACTGGCTCCCCTGGGTACAACAGGGCCTTGTTGATGAAGTAGTGATCCAAGTTTACCGGCCTACCCCCGAAGCTGTTGCCCAGACTATTAAAACCTCTGGCATTGAGACCGCCGCCCAATATGTACCCGTGGGGATTGGTCTTTATACCGGCTATCGCCAGGGACAACCCTTTACCCCTGACGCCATTGACCAGCAAATCGAGGTGGTGGAACAAAAAGATTTTGGCTACGCTCTCTTTTCCTGGGAATATCTAGCCCTACGGTATTTATTCAGTGCCATACCAAAGTAA